The sequence below is a genomic window from Ignavibacteriales bacterium.
CCACATCAAGTTTAAAATGAGCAAGACTGTTGTCGAGTGACTGCGCAAGCCACATCACTTTTGTATTTAGTTTTAATGAATCTTCTTTCGATTCAATTTCTGCAGGACCGGGATTTAGTGTACCATCCTTCTGGCTCCATCGTTTACCAATATTAATGCAAGTATCTTTTTTGTATTGAGATTTTTTAGCGGCACTATTCTTAAGTGAATCTGGTGCATTGCTGAAATCAAAACTGAACCTGTAGTATTCAAGTATTACAGAAAACTCTTTGCCATCTTTTACATCACAGCATCTTAAAAAAGCCCGGTCGAACCTTCCGATGTTACTTGTTTTGCCACGGTTACCTGACGGAATATCAGGTGTAGTCATAAAATTATATGAGCCTGCATCAAGAGAGAACAATTTGTGAATATATTCCTGCTGCAGGAACGGCTGTTCAACGAAAAAGCTTTTTATAACAGGTGAAGGTCTGGTTGAAAATGAATTTCCCGGAGTTTTACCTACACCATCTGTAGTTTGATTTGTTGCGTCGACCCATCTTACTGCAGCACGTGCACCGACAATGTCTCCCTTACCTTCAACAGTTCTCTGGTCAAATGACTCAAAAAGATTTCCTTTGTAAACGACAAGTCTTGTCCAGTCAGGATAGTCAGCAATGTAGTTAATATTGTTTTTGACCCTTTCAACTTTTTGAGAGAAGTAAGGTTCAGAAGTGTCGGGCTTGAAGATTCCCAGTTCAGAAACGTCACTGTTCGCAGGATCTTTACCAAAGAGATTTGAGAATATCGCAATTCGTTCATTCTGGTCAACAGTAATTGGCTTAAGATCTTTATCGGTCAGGACAATATCATCTAATGAGATGAGTAAAGGTTTTTGATTTGTAGTTGTATCAAAAACTATGTTCTCAAAAACATCTTCTTTAGTCGGGGCTGCACCGGTACCTCCCGATAACTTCGCAAAATACTTCGTTGATTTCCAAATAGCCGGCATATCATAAAACGCTAAACGTTTTTCATTTGGCTGATTCAAATCTACACCGGTTCCTTCACCTTCATTCAAACCTGCATCAGCAGAGGCGGGCGGGCTTTTTGTTACATATTTCCTTGTAAAGTTAGATTCGTCACCTGTTGTTTCAATAAATGTATTTGGTGCTGATCTTAACTTCAGCAGACTGTTCGCATCCGGTTTTTTAACTGTCTGAATGATCCACGGCAGACATTGACACCCTTCATCTTTTGTAAACCAATTGCTTCGTGTAGTAAAAGTCGCATCTGATTTAAGTGAAAAACCTTCGACTAATGCAGGGGGAATACTGAGTTTCTTTTTTACAAATCTATCGAAGTATAAAAATTTTATGAACTGCCATTTGGGATCAAGAATCATTTTTATAGGCGAAGCTTCAGACCCTATATTTTCAACACTTAAATTGTCGAGGTCTTTGAACTGCTTTTCAGTGTTGTCGAAATTTGAAACGGCAGGAGATAACTCCCATTTTGTATTTTTAAGATTCCATTCCTGCGGAAGGTTAAATACTTTGAACTTTTCTTTCACCTTACCTTTTACTTCAGGTTCTTTAATTAAAATATCTTTTTTTGTTTCATCATCAGGAGTAGCGACATAAGAAATCTCACTTATCTTGAATTCGATTGTGAAAGATTTTTTTTCTCTGAGTATCTGAAGGAATACCTGTCCCGAATCATCTTCAAGTTTTTTTCCTTCAGTACTGCCGTCCTGGAACTTTAGTATGTATGGAAAATCTTTCGGAAAAGTTCTTTCTTTCTCATCAGGGGTTTTGTAAATGAATTTTAAATGTACTCTTACAGCAACACCGCTTGGTAACGGAAGGGGATCAACAGGAACAGGTGTGTGTTTAAAGAATTTATCTTTCGGGTATAGATCACATTTTGATTTAATGCATTGAAATTTTTTCGGGTGACATTTTAGCTCCGGTTCTTCACCTTCATCAAAAAATAAAATTTCAACACGCCTGTCAATTTCATTCGGATCTTCAGAAGTAGCACCGCTTGCAGGAAAGTTTTCTCCGCAGCCTATAACAGGAGCCGGCTGCGTTTGTCCTTTCTTAACAAAAGTTAACTTAGTCCTTTGTTCATTGAGGGCGTCTTCGGTGATGCCCATAACTATCAACAGCTCAAGAGTGTACATATCGAAAAACGCACCCCATGTTTTGGTCCCCATTTTACCGTCTTCATCAAGCTTAATAAACTTACGTGTGAATTTTTCTTTATGCTTTTCCTGTATTACAAAATCTTCATTATATCTTTTCTGAAATGCAAGTATAGCGCCGGTCGTTTCGGCATTCATCTTATTTGTTTTTTCCCCGGGGTCGCAATCATACCTGAAATTAAATGAAATCCATTTCAGTATCTGCTGTATATCCTCAACCTGGTGTTTTGCATTTGAAGATTCAGCCCACTTCGTTCTCTCACCCATCATCATGAAAAAAACATTTTCAGCACGCTGCTGTGAAAGAGTAAGGTTATAAAACTCACCGCCGCTTTTATCCGTATGTCCGGCTACAAGAATTTTCTGTTTGAATTCTTTTTCTTCGGCAAGCTTGAAGCAGGCAAAGATTACTCCTAATCCAGTAATCCTGTTTTGTTCTTCGTTACCGGGCTGCGGTTCTTCGGTGCCGTAATCCGGAAGAAGCACAGCGCTGTCAAAATGGAAGTTGATATCTTCCATTTCAATAACACTTACTTCACGTTTTGACTGAACAGAAAATTTATTTACTCCACCCGATTTCAGGTTGTCAATTTTCTGATCAGCATCTTTAAGTTTTATATCAACTGTTTCAGGCACAGGAAATTTATTATTGATTATTCAGGTTTTTGAGATTCGGAAATTTTACAGAATAATTTCCGGAAGGAACTTTTTCAATCTTTTTATAACCGTTACCGTCTAACTTACCCTGCTCAACTTTACCGTTCGGAAGGAATAAAATAAACTCTTCATTTGCTTTTGGGTTACCTTCATCATCTTTCAATTCAATTTCTATTGTATCTTCATTGAACAACATACCTGATTTCGTTCTGCATTGTCCGCTGAAAACCTCAAAATAATATCCGTTGGAAATACTGTTAGAGCCGGGCTCAGATTCTTCGAACTTGTTTTCAATCTCAACTTCTATTTTGTCGTTACTGATTTCTTTTTCAATTGTTTTAACAAGCACATCAGCGGCATTAAGATTTTTTTTGAATATCTGTATCGTGGCTTTCTGCCCGGTCTCCAATCCTTTAGACTCAGCAGTTAATTTTACTTTGTCGCCGACCTTTGCAATCTCTTTTGACCATTTGGCATTTTGAAGGGTTAGCAGAACAACTTCTGCTTTACCTTTGCCTGATGAATCCCGAAGAATTTTTCCATCCGGTTTTAATATTCCCTCAGATTCTTTTCCATCAGGGTCTTTTAATTTGTATGGTACACCGCTTACAGGATTTCCGGCTTTATCTTTAAATTCAAATTCGAACCAGTGTTCCTGTTTTGTGGAAACCTCAATGTTGTCAGTCATTGCTGTGGCTGCACCGGCTTTTGCGCCTGCAGCACCGCCTCCACCAGCACCACCTCCGCTGCCGCTTCCCGAACCGGCAGTTCCAATCATTACTGTCGGGCATCCCATCACTATTGAATCAGGCGGACCTGTGCACGGAGCCATATCGCCCATACGTGCAGCGGGCATTCCACCAATCAATACAGTCGGACTTCCGGGAGGAATGATCGGCATTCCAACATGCGGAATTGGCGGAGTTCCGGGTGTAACCATTGGACAAACATGCGGGTCACCAACTCTTGCTGCTGGCATTCCTCCGATCAAAACAGTTGGGCAACCGGCGACGATTGTTCCGCCGTGTGCACATGAATCACCCAACCTTGCTGCCATACTCATCTTAAATTCCTTCTTAAAATTTTATCAATTAATTTTTACAAGGGATCCTTTGATCGTATTGACACCCGAAGCTTCGACTGTTACTAATGCTCCTTTTACCTGAGTATTAACTGAGGATTCAACTGTTGAGTTCAGTGCTTTTAACTTTAAATCTGTTGAGGCTTCTGTTGTAACACTCATACCTTTTTGTTTAAGATCACTTTTAGCTTCTATTTTTGCATTGGTTGATTTGAGTTCGAAATCAGTTTTTATATCATTCTTAAATGTTCCGGATTTAAGTTCAGTGTCTGTTTCAGTTTCAATCTTGAGTGCTTTTGATTTTATAGTCAGATTACCTTTCGGGGCAAGAATATCAATGTCGCCTTCTTTAGTTTCAATGACCAGTTTGTTATTCTGAATATCGAGTGTGAAAGAATTCTTACCGGGCTTATCCGATATCTGAATTTTTTCGTCTCCTCCTGTATCATTGAAAAGTATGAAGTGTCCGTTCTTCGTTTTCACTTCAATCTTTGTGTTCTTATCATCCATTAAAATCGTGTGACCATCTTTACTGTTAACGGTTATATTCTGATTCTTATCATCCATCACAACTTTGTGTTTATCTTTAGAAACAACTTCAATCTTATCATCTTTATCATCGAGTAAAAGTTTGTGTGATTCGGAAGAAGTTATGGAAATCTGTGTTTCATTTGATCTGTCATCAAAAACAATTTCATTACCTGAAGCTGTCCTGATAATATTCTGTGATTTGTTCTTTGCCGCAACAGGAGATGCCTGTGACGGATTAGGTACTGTACCTATTCCTATTGGTCTGTCAACATTACCGTCAACACAAGCCCATAATAATTCAGTGTCTGCGTGGTTTGGAAAGTGAATTCCATATCCCGCACCCGAATAACTTTGAACGAGCCGGATAGGTAAAGAAGCTTCTGCATCAGATGAGTCACTTAAATCAAAAAGCATTCTTGCTCTGTACCTGCCGTGATCATCAAGGAATGAATATTCATCACCCGATCCTGTCTCAAGTTTTGCGCTCATTATTCCGGAGATCTTTGGTATAGGCGTGCATCGTTCTGGTCTGAAATCAACTTCAAAAGGTATTGCTTCAAACTTGCATTCGAAAACAAGATCATTTGTCTGAAGCTTTTGCGGAACCGCGAACTGACCTTTCTGTGAACCGTATGAAAATGTTTTTGTGATTATGTATTCAGTATTCCAGTCTTCGCGGTAATGGTTTTCCATTTTAAATCTGTGACCCGCACTGAACAACCTGCAGTTAGTTCGTCCTTTAAAGATTTTACTTCCCGCTAGTATTTCCTGGTTTCTTACCTTAGCAAGAAACTCAGCGTCCTTTTCATTTTCAAAGTTATCTCCGTAATCATAATATTTGCCGGGCAGGTTTGAATTGATCTGGCTTTCAGCCATTAATTGCTTTTCAGGATACAGATAATTGTAATCCTTTAACTGAACTGTACCGGTAACAACTTTTTCAATTGAAGCGAGGTCAAGAATTGATTCAACATCACCAAAAGGATCCTGGTTTTCGTTGTACCCTATTTTATCCTGAAGTTTTACATCCGGTAATTTGCTGTTGTCATCCGTAACACAGAACGTATCTTTTCCGCCGTCGTGATCGAAGTAATAATATATTCCGTAGTGTTCCATTCTCCTGTTAATAAAATCAAAATCAGTTTCCCTGTACTGAACTATAAACTCATTAGTAGGGTACCGGTTTTTCAATTCTATTTTAACATCGATACCTAATTCACCGACAACCGTATTTACAAGGTCTTCAATAGTAAAATGCTGGTATACCTCATTCCGGAACGTAAGATCGGAAAGCCATATTCGCGGCACTAACGTTACTTTGTAAAAAACATGATCTTTTGACTGCCCGAATTGTTCGAAGCTGGAAATGATACCGTGAATTTCACGGGTGCTCTGATCACTTCGGATCATTGTAAACATTGCGTTTCGGTTAAGCACTTTTGATGAATCAATTTTAGGATCGAATGAAGCGAGGGTTATCCTGTACTCAAATATTCCAGAGATTTCTTCTTCACCTTCAAATGAAACCACTCCAATGCTGTCGTCTTCGAGATCAGCAAAATGAATTTTGTAAAACGGTTCATTAAATTTTTGTTCAGCCATTTCAGCCTCTCAATCGAAATATTTTTTTTAAAATCATTAATGAGTATTCAAACTATTCGTCTGTTCCGTCATGTAAACTTGTATTTATAGGAACCATCTTTTGCTTTAGTGACAGTTACTTTTTCCGGACTCTTTCCTTCAGCCATAAAACCCAAAAGCTGTGATGAAATTTCTGGTGCAAGTTTTCTGTCAACAATTGCATCTATATTTCTTGCGCCTGTTTCCGCTCTTGTGCAGGAATCAACTATGTCCTCGATTACTGCTTTGTTAAACTCAACTTCAAGATTCTGATTTTGTTTAAGTCTGCGCTGAATCTTTCCAAGTTTAATTTCAACAATTGGTTTCATGGTCTCTTTATTTAAGGGTAAGAATACAATCGGTTTTAGTCTTCCTAAGAATTCCGGTCTGAAATATTGATTCATATAAGGACGAAGTTCTTCGAGAAGATCATCCGGGTTCGTCATACCGTCATTGTATTTTTCAAATAACACTTCGGAGGCAAGATTAGATGTCATAAAAATTGTAGTGTTAGTAAAATCAATATTTCTTCTGTCAGCATCCTGCAGCATACCTCTGTCAAATATCTGCATAAACAGATCAACCACTGATGCGTTTGCTTTTTCAATCTCATCAAGAAGAACAACACAATAAGGTCGTCGTCTTACAGGCTCACTCAACGCACCGCCTTCACCGTAACCAACAAGACCTGGATCTGCGCCAATTAATCTTGAAGTATTATGTTCGCTCTGGTATTCAGTCATGTTAAGTGTAACCATAAATCTTTCATCGCCGAATAAAACCTCTGCGACTGCTCTTGCCAGTTCGGTTTTACCAACACCGCTTGTTCCGACGAGAAGAAATACCCCGTTTGGTCCTTCTTCTTTTTTTATTCCGACTTTAGCTCCGCGGATAACATCCGCAATTTGTTTTATTGCGTGATCCTGACCAACAACACGTTTCTTTAAATCCTCTTCAAGGTTTAATAAAGTTGTCATTTCGTCTTTAGTCATGTTGCCGACTTTAATACCTGTCCAAGCTTCAATAACTTCTGCAACTGTGTTTGATGTTACCTCTGCAAATACCTGTGGATTGGATGTCTGAAGCTCTTCAAGTTCTTTGCGAACATTAGAGATTTCTTTTGCAAACTCTTCATCTTCCTTACTTTGACCGTTGGATTTTGCGGCAGACTTTTTCATTCTCAGATCCATTAGCTTGCGGGTAAGTTCACTTTCTTTCGTCCATCTCTCTTCATTAGTCTTAATTTCTTTTTCAAGATTTTCTTTCTGTGTTTTTAATTCCGTCAATGCCTTTTGATCTATTTTCAGATCCATATCAGAATCTTTTTGCTGAGTGTTGATAGCCATATTCAAAGAGTTCATCCGGCTTATCATCAATTCAAGCTTTGGTGGTTTGCTTGTTAATGACATCTTAACTCTTGTCGCGGCAGTATCAAGCAGGTCAACAGCTTTATCAGGAAGTTGTCTGCCGGCAATATATCTTCTCGATAATTTTACAGCAGCTTCAATCGCACCGTCTGTTATGTGAATTCCGTGATAACCTTCGTACTTAGTTTTTATACCGCGTAACATTACTTTTGCTTTTTCATCATCCGGTTCACCAACGTGAATCGGCTGGAATCTTCTTTCGAGTGCGGCATCCTTTGCAAAGTATTTATTATACTCAAGATAGGTTGTAGCGGCAATCGCTCTGAATGATCCACGCGCAAGAGCAGGCTTTAAAAGATTTGCTGCATCACCACCGCCAGCCGAAGCACCCGCGCCAATTAATGTATGTGCTTCATCAATAAAAAGAATTGCCGGAAGGGGAGAGTTTGTTACTTCATTTATTACTGCCTTTAAACGTTTTTCAAATTCACCGCGCATTTTTGTTCCAGCCTGCAACGAACCCATATCGAGAGAATATATCTGGTTGTTCTTTAAGATGTCGGGAACTTCACCGGCAGCGATTTTTATCGCCAACCCTTCAACGAGCGCTGTTTTTCCAACGCCGGGTTCGCCAAGTAAAATAGGATTTGATTTTTTTCTCCTGCAAAGAACTTCAATAACCTGGATTATTTCTTCATCTCTTCCAAGTATCGGATCTATCTTTCCGTCTTTTGCCTGAGTGACAAGATTAGTTGTATATAGATCAAGTACAGTTCCATCAGCAGGTATTTCTTTTGCTTCTTCCTGTGATAACATTTCAGATGAAACTGATGCATCTTCAACTGAACCTTTTACTATGTTATAAAATTCTGTTCTGAGTTCTTCCTGTTTGATAGGGGAAAGTACATCCATCAGTCTCGTGCTGATAACCTGTTCCGATGCGATGAACACTTCGAACAAAGCGCCTGATCTTATTTTAGTTTCATGATGATGAACGGAACTTGTTATCCAGGCCTGTTCTAACAATTCAGTAAGAAGGGGAGAGAGTTTGGGCTTTCCTGAATTTCCTTTTTCCATTGTGTCAATGCTTCGAAGGCATTTTGCCTGCACATCACCCGAATCAATTGCATAATGTTTGAGTATTAAAGGCACATCACCCTGACCATCTTCTATCAGTGCATTTAGCAGATGTTCGATTGTGATTTCATAATTGCCCCGGTTTATACCTAATCCTGTTGCTGTGTCAAGATTGCGTACAAGGTAGTTGTTTAATTTTAAAAGTAATGATTTCAAATCTTTACTTTGCATTTAAATCTCCTGCAATTGTTAAGCGATTAGTGATGGATTTATTTTTATTGAAAAGCGTGTTGAAGTTCCAGAAATCAGTTCACTGATGAAAAATCTTCATTCCTTATATAAACTTTAAATTCTTCTACCGAAGGCTGACCTAACCAGAATGTTGAACCTAAATGCAGCCGTTCATCATTCCATGAAATTGATACAATGGTGTCTGCTTTTATTCTGAACTTCACATCAAACTCAAGTCCGTCGTTCAGATAAAGTTTTAAAAGTTCGTTTAATCTTTTTGCGTTGGATGTTCCCGGAAGAAAATTCAGATACTGATCAAATGTAACGGGACCTATTTCTATACAAATCCTGCTCATATAATCTACTGTTGAACTTCCGATGAAACTGTTTTTCCCGAGTTTAAAATCATCACTGCCAAGCGATGGTGTATCAACAAGATCAACCCAATGCGGGACAAACTCTTTTATCTTTGCGGGATAGTCAGGGAACATGTGACCGATTAAAATTCTTAATCCTTCTTTACTCCTTACTCTGGGACTGAATACACCCGCATACTTCAGTAATGTAAAATCAGAAATGTTAGAAGATGAAGGTTTGGCAAATAGACCTCTTCCAATAAATGAGTTGATGCG
It includes:
- a CDS encoding PAAR domain-containing protein, giving the protein MSMAARLGDSCAHGGTIVAGCPTVLIGGMPAARVGDPHVCPMVTPGTPPIPHVGMPIIPPGSPTVLIGGMPAARMGDMAPCTGPPDSIVMGCPTVMIGTAGSGSGSGGGAGGGGAAGAKAGAATAMTDNIEVSTKQEHWFEFEFKDKAGNPVSGVPYKLKDPDGKESEGILKPDGKILRDSSGKGKAEVVLLTLQNAKWSKEIAKVGDKVKLTAESKGLETGQKATIQIFKKNLNAADVLVKTIEKEISNDKIEVEIENKFEESEPGSNSISNGYYFEVFSGQCRTKSGMLFNEDTIEIELKDDEGNPKANEEFILFLPNGKVEQGKLDGNGYKKIEKVPSGNYSVKFPNLKNLNNQ
- the tssI gene encoding type VI secretion system tip protein VgrG — translated: MAEQKFNEPFYKIHFADLEDDSIGVVSFEGEEEISGIFEYRITLASFDPKIDSSKVLNRNAMFTMIRSDQSTREIHGIISSFEQFGQSKDHVFYKVTLVPRIWLSDLTFRNEVYQHFTIEDLVNTVVGELGIDVKIELKNRYPTNEFIVQYRETDFDFINRRMEHYGIYYYFDHDGGKDTFCVTDDNSKLPDVKLQDKIGYNENQDPFGDVESILDLASIEKVVTGTVQLKDYNYLYPEKQLMAESQINSNLPGKYYDYGDNFENEKDAEFLAKVRNQEILAGSKIFKGRTNCRLFSAGHRFKMENHYREDWNTEYIITKTFSYGSQKGQFAVPQKLQTNDLVFECKFEAIPFEVDFRPERCTPIPKISGIMSAKLETGSGDEYSFLDDHGRYRARMLFDLSDSSDAEASLPIRLVQSYSGAGYGIHFPNHADTELLWACVDGNVDRPIGIGTVPNPSQASPVAAKNKSQNIIRTASGNEIVFDDRSNETQISITSSESHKLLLDDKDDKIEVVSKDKHKVVMDDKNQNITVNSKDGHTILMDDKNTKIEVKTKNGHFILFNDTGGDEKIQISDKPGKNSFTLDIQNNKLVIETKEGDIDILAPKGNLTIKSKALKIETETDTELKSGTFKNDIKTDFELKSTNAKIEAKSDLKQKGMSVTTEASTDLKLKALNSTVESSVNTQVKGALVTVEASGVNTIKGSLVKIN
- the tssH gene encoding type VI secretion system ATPase TssH, with protein sequence MQSKDLKSLLLKLNNYLVRNLDTATGLGINRGNYEITIEHLLNALIEDGQGDVPLILKHYAIDSGDVQAKCLRSIDTMEKGNSGKPKLSPLLTELLEQAWITSSVHHHETKIRSGALFEVFIASEQVISTRLMDVLSPIKQEELRTEFYNIVKGSVEDASVSSEMLSQEEAKEIPADGTVLDLYTTNLVTQAKDGKIDPILGRDEEIIQVIEVLCRRKKSNPILLGEPGVGKTALVEGLAIKIAAGEVPDILKNNQIYSLDMGSLQAGTKMRGEFEKRLKAVINEVTNSPLPAILFIDEAHTLIGAGASAGGGDAANLLKPALARGSFRAIAATTYLEYNKYFAKDAALERRFQPIHVGEPDDEKAKVMLRGIKTKYEGYHGIHITDGAIEAAVKLSRRYIAGRQLPDKAVDLLDTAATRVKMSLTSKPPKLELMISRMNSLNMAINTQQKDSDMDLKIDQKALTELKTQKENLEKEIKTNEERWTKESELTRKLMDLRMKKSAAKSNGQSKEDEEFAKEISNVRKELEELQTSNPQVFAEVTSNTVAEVIEAWTGIKVGNMTKDEMTTLLNLEEDLKKRVVGQDHAIKQIADVIRGAKVGIKKEEGPNGVFLLVGTSGVGKTELARAVAEVLFGDERFMVTLNMTEYQSEHNTSRLIGADPGLVGYGEGGALSEPVRRRPYCVVLLDEIEKANASVVDLFMQIFDRGMLQDADRRNIDFTNTTIFMTSNLASEVLFEKYNDGMTNPDDLLEELRPYMNQYFRPEFLGRLKPIVFLPLNKETMKPIVEIKLGKIQRRLKQNQNLEVEFNKAVIEDIVDSCTRAETGARNIDAIVDRKLAPEISSQLLGFMAEGKSPEKVTVTKAKDGSYKYKFT
- the tssG gene encoding type VI secretion system baseplate subunit TssG, translating into MEPGSRTNTSNIIEDIVASGPEYHVWQAVWLSENITRKENPKRKDFLFDQLGLKFRPYQYYIYPPRDIRSIEYNEGEMKFVLNFLGLYGINSPLPRCYHEQISFQEKILGEGNIPLQNFLDVFNNRFYWLYYQSWKKYRFYLNLNGDPENKIAERINSFIGRGLFAKPSSSNISDFTLLKYAGVFSPRVRSKEGLRILIGHMFPDYPAKIKEFVPHWVDLVDTPSLGSDDFKLGKNSFIGSSTVDYMSRICIEIGPVTFDQYLNFLPGTSNAKRLNELLKLYLNDGLEFDVKFRIKADTIVSISWNDERLHLGSTFWLGQPSVEEFKVYIRNEDFSSVN